In Micromonospora purpureochromogenes, a single window of DNA contains:
- a CDS encoding acyl-CoA dehydrogenase family protein produces MEFEPSARSAEYLKRLQEFMDDHVYPAEPVYAAQRAELTEAGRRHHLPAVVEELKAEARRRGLWNLFLPDVSGLTNLEYAPLAELTGRSIELAPEAVNCAAPDTGNMEILHMFGTEEQQERWLRPLLDGEIRSAFAMTEPDVASSDATNVRTRIERDGDSYVINGRKWWTTGIADPRCAVMIVMGKTDPSADTHRQQSMILVPVDTPGVEVVRSLPVFGYHDQHGHGEVVFTDVRVPASHLLGEEGGGFALAQARLGPGRIHHCMRAIGLAERALSLLVRRATTRVAFGQELARQGVVQQQIAESRMAIEQARLLTLKAAWMIDRYGAKAARTEIAAIKVIAPRVALEVLDRAIQVHGGAGVSDDFPLASMYAGARTLRIADGPDEVHVRDVARREIRRQLESR; encoded by the coding sequence ATGGAATTCGAACCGAGTGCACGGTCCGCCGAGTACCTCAAGCGGCTCCAGGAGTTCATGGACGACCACGTCTACCCCGCCGAGCCGGTCTACGCGGCCCAGCGCGCCGAGCTCACCGAGGCCGGCCGCCGCCACCACCTGCCCGCGGTCGTCGAGGAACTCAAGGCCGAGGCGCGCCGCCGGGGGCTGTGGAACCTGTTCCTGCCGGACGTCTCCGGGCTGACCAACCTCGAGTACGCCCCGCTCGCGGAGCTGACCGGCCGCTCCATCGAGCTCGCCCCGGAGGCCGTCAACTGCGCCGCCCCGGACACCGGCAACATGGAGATCCTGCACATGTTCGGCACCGAGGAGCAGCAGGAGCGCTGGCTGCGCCCGCTGCTCGACGGCGAGATCCGGTCGGCCTTCGCGATGACCGAACCGGACGTGGCCTCGAGCGACGCCACCAACGTCCGCACCCGCATCGAGCGCGACGGCGACTCGTACGTCATCAACGGCCGCAAGTGGTGGACCACCGGCATCGCCGACCCGCGCTGCGCCGTCATGATCGTGATGGGCAAGACCGACCCGTCGGCCGACACCCACCGGCAGCAGTCGATGATCCTGGTCCCGGTGGACACCCCCGGCGTCGAGGTGGTGCGCTCGCTGCCCGTCTTCGGCTACCACGACCAGCACGGCCACGGCGAGGTCGTCTTCACCGACGTCCGGGTGCCGGCGTCGCACCTGCTCGGCGAGGAGGGCGGCGGTTTCGCCCTCGCCCAGGCCCGGCTCGGCCCGGGCCGCATCCACCACTGCATGCGCGCCATCGGCCTGGCCGAGCGGGCGCTGAGCCTGCTGGTGCGCCGCGCCACCACCCGGGTCGCCTTCGGTCAGGAGCTGGCCCGCCAGGGTGTGGTGCAGCAGCAGATCGCCGAGTCGCGGATGGCGATCGAGCAGGCGCGGCTGCTCACCCTCAAGGCGGCCTGGATGATCGACCGGTACGGCGCCAAGGCCGCCCGCACCGAGATCGCCGCGATCAAGGTGATCGCGCCCCGCGTCGCGCTGGAGGTGCTCGACCGGGCCATCCAGGTGCACGGCGGGGCCGGCGTCTCCGACGACTTCCCGCTCGCGTCGATGTACGCGGGCGCCCGTACCCTGCGCATCGCCGACGGCCCCGACGAGGTGCACGTGCGCGACGTGGCCCGCCGGGAGATCCGCCGCCAGCTGGAGTCGCGGTGA
- a CDS encoding TetR/AcrR family transcriptional regulator gives MTVATEPAVTPERRRAPRGSARQSIVAAATELFARRGYEATSVQEIVAAAEVTKGALYHWFGSKSELLTSIYRELLAEQTRRLAEIAAGDGPVRERLRAAALDVVEHTAEHLAELTVWARSAHLLDDEHAEATRRERRRYHDLFRDLVREAQLAGVVRADVSATVVTHTFLSALGNIHTWFHPDGPLTFTEVGHQLVALFVDGVRAPAQSAPAGDPARG, from the coding sequence GTGACCGTGGCGACCGAGCCCGCCGTCACCCCCGAGCGCCGGCGGGCGCCGCGCGGGTCGGCCCGGCAGAGCATCGTCGCGGCCGCCACCGAGCTGTTCGCCCGGCGCGGCTACGAGGCGACGAGCGTCCAGGAGATCGTGGCGGCGGCGGAGGTGACCAAGGGGGCGCTGTACCACTGGTTCGGGTCGAAATCCGAGCTGCTGACCAGCATCTACCGGGAACTGCTCGCGGAGCAGACCCGGCGGCTGGCCGAGATCGCGGCCGGCGACGGGCCGGTCCGGGAACGGCTGCGCGCCGCGGCCCTCGACGTGGTCGAGCACACCGCCGAACACCTGGCCGAGCTGACCGTCTGGGCCCGCTCGGCGCACCTGCTCGACGACGAGCACGCCGAGGCCACCCGCCGGGAGCGCCGGCGCTACCACGACCTGTTCCGTGACCTCGTGCGCGAGGCCCAGTTGGCCGGCGTGGTCCGCGCCGACGTCTCCGCCACCGTGGTGACCCACACGTTCCTCAGCGCCCTGGGCAACATCCACACCTGGTTCCACCCGGACGGGCCGCTGACCTTCACCGAGGTCGGTCATCAGCTCGTCGCGCTGTTCGTCGACGGCGTGCGCGCCCCGGCGCAGTCCGCGCCCGCCGGGGACCCGGCGCGGGGCTGA
- the ygiD gene encoding 4,5-DOPA-extradiol-dioxygenase: MSGQTSPGTMPAAFFGHGNPMNALAVNRYTSAWRAFGRAVPRPRAILVISAHWYIGATAVTAMPRPRTIHDFYGFPPQLFDVEYPAPGLPELAEEVSDLVHPTWVGADVDSWGIDHGTWSVLTHAFPAADIPVVQLSINAFKGLDYHLGLGAQLAPLRERGVLIVASGNVVHNLGGVDPQLVDQGFDWARRFDDAAREVMRNEPTEAARLDAHRDFGSAVPTPDHFIPLLYLAGIAGATRTRPEVLVDGYAYGSLSMTAYTLGLACRGGDQPAGAPSLPADVPADSANI, encoded by the coding sequence ATGAGCGGTCAGACCAGCCCCGGCACGATGCCCGCCGCGTTCTTCGGCCACGGCAACCCGATGAACGCCCTGGCGGTCAACCGGTACACCTCGGCGTGGCGGGCGTTCGGGCGGGCGGTGCCGCGCCCGCGGGCGATCCTGGTGATCTCGGCGCACTGGTACATCGGCGCGACCGCCGTCACCGCGATGCCCCGGCCACGCACGATCCACGACTTCTACGGCTTCCCTCCGCAGCTGTTCGACGTCGAGTACCCGGCGCCGGGTCTGCCCGAGCTGGCCGAGGAGGTCAGCGACCTGGTGCATCCCACCTGGGTGGGCGCCGACGTGGACTCGTGGGGCATCGACCACGGCACCTGGTCGGTGCTGACCCACGCCTTCCCGGCGGCGGACATCCCGGTGGTGCAGCTGAGCATCAACGCCTTCAAGGGGCTGGACTACCACCTGGGGCTGGGCGCCCAGCTCGCGCCGCTGCGCGAGCGCGGGGTGCTCATCGTGGCCAGCGGCAACGTGGTGCACAACCTCGGCGGGGTGGATCCGCAGCTGGTCGACCAGGGCTTCGACTGGGCGCGGCGCTTCGACGACGCGGCCCGCGAGGTGATGCGGAACGAGCCCACCGAGGCGGCCCGGCTGGACGCCCACCGCGACTTCGGGTCGGCGGTGCCGACGCCGGACCACTTCATCCCGCTGCTCTACCTCGCCGGCATCGCCGGTGCGACCCGAACCCGGCCCGAGGTGCTGGTGGACGGGTACGCGTACGGGTCGCTGTCGATGACCGCGTACACCCTGGGGTTGGCCTGCCGGGGTGGCGACCAGCCGGCGGGCGCACCGTCGCTGCCGGCCGACGTCCCGGCCGACTCGGCGAACATCTGA
- a CDS encoding RNA 2'-phosphotransferase, translated as MDDRALVRLSKRMSLALRHQPGKFGLAPDRAGWVTVADLLAALRIDRADLDAVVAGNDKQRFAVERGADGVDRIRASQGHSIPVDLQLEPTAPPERLYHGTGAAALDSIRATGLHRGGRHHVHLSPDVATARRVGARRSGAVVVLTVDASAMARDGHVFYRSANGVWLTDAVPPAYLVA; from the coding sequence GTGGACGATCGGGCGCTGGTGCGGCTGAGCAAGCGGATGTCACTGGCACTGCGCCACCAGCCCGGGAAGTTCGGCCTAGCCCCGGACCGGGCCGGCTGGGTCACCGTGGCCGACCTGCTCGCCGCCCTGCGGATCGACCGCGCCGACCTCGATGCGGTCGTGGCCGGCAACGACAAGCAGCGCTTCGCCGTCGAGCGGGGCGCCGACGGGGTGGACCGGATCCGGGCCAGCCAGGGGCACTCCATCCCGGTCGACCTCCAGCTGGAGCCCACCGCGCCGCCGGAGCGCCTCTACCACGGCACCGGCGCGGCCGCGCTCGACTCGATCCGGGCCACCGGCCTGCACCGGGGCGGGCGGCACCACGTACACCTCTCGCCGGACGTGGCGACGGCCCGGCGGGTCGGCGCCCGCCGCAGCGGCGCGGTGGTGGTCCTCACCGTCGACGCGTCGGCGATGGCCCGCGACGGGCACGTCTTCTACCGCAGCGCGAACGGGGTGTGGCTGACCGACGCGGTGCCGCCGGCCTACCTGGTCGCGTGA
- a CDS encoding maleylpyruvate isomerase family mycothiol-dependent enzyme — MTDDELRAAVVAERAELVDLLAALPADRWDAPTLCDGWRVREVVAHTTMPFRTSLGRTLVELVRARGNVNRMADRTARRDAAALSPAQLLAALRDNIDHRWTPPGGGVRGALSHDVIHGLDITVGLGLDRHVPPDRVALVLTGMSPRNVAFFGTDLTGVQLRATDLDWCHGEGTPLRGLAQDLLLVVCGRRLPSGRLDGPAAARFSRRDP, encoded by the coding sequence ATGACCGACGACGAACTCCGCGCCGCGGTGGTGGCGGAACGGGCGGAACTGGTCGACCTGCTGGCGGCGCTGCCCGCCGACCGGTGGGACGCGCCGACGCTGTGCGACGGGTGGCGGGTGCGGGAGGTCGTCGCGCACACCACGATGCCGTTCCGGACCTCGCTCGGGCGGACCCTGGTGGAGCTGGTCAGGGCGCGCGGGAACGTCAACCGGATGGCCGACCGCACCGCCCGCCGCGACGCCGCCGCGCTGTCGCCCGCGCAGTTGCTCGCGGCGCTTCGGGACAACATCGACCACCGGTGGACGCCACCGGGCGGGGGCGTGCGCGGGGCGCTCTCCCACGACGTCATCCACGGCCTGGACATCACCGTCGGCCTCGGGCTGGACCGCCACGTCCCACCGGACCGGGTCGCCTTGGTGCTGACCGGGATGTCCCCGCGCAACGTGGCGTTCTTCGGCACCGACCTGACCGGCGTCCAGCTCCGGGCGACCGACCTCGACTGGTGCCACGGCGAGGGCACACCCCTGCGCGGGCTCGCCCAGGATCTGCTGCTGGTGGTCTGCGGGCGCCGGCTCCCGTCCGGCCGGCTCGACGGCCCGGCGGCGGCCCGGTTCAGTCGGCGGGACCCGTAG
- a CDS encoding sigma-70 family RNA polymerase sigma factor — MREEAVAEDVPVELLRTELTGFCYRMLGSGFEAEDAVQETLTRVWRAADRYDPARGSLRTWAYRIATNVCLDMLRGAQRRARAMDLGPAAEAGAALGAPAPEHVWVQPVPDDRVLPGYGDPAEQALRRESIRLAFVAALQHLPPRQRAVLILRDVLCWRADEVAHLLEASVASVNSALQRARSTLRTVAPGPGEPVRPVDAAQRELLTRYCTAFERHDVPALVALLHADATMSMPPFRWWLHGRDSIAQALSDPAASCAGARLVPTAANGAPAYWQTRPAPDGVHRPFGLVILDLAGDRVRGITTYLDADRLLPLFGPPARSTDPAPAH, encoded by the coding sequence GTGCGGGAGGAAGCGGTCGCCGAGGACGTCCCGGTCGAGCTGCTGCGCACCGAGCTGACCGGCTTCTGCTACCGGATGCTCGGCTCCGGTTTCGAGGCCGAGGACGCGGTGCAGGAGACGTTGACCCGGGTCTGGCGGGCCGCCGACCGCTACGACCCGGCCCGCGGGTCGCTGCGGACCTGGGCCTACCGGATCGCGACGAACGTCTGCCTGGACATGCTGCGCGGCGCGCAACGGCGGGCCCGGGCGATGGACCTCGGCCCGGCCGCCGAGGCCGGTGCGGCCCTCGGGGCACCCGCGCCGGAGCACGTGTGGGTCCAGCCGGTCCCGGACGACCGGGTGCTACCCGGATACGGCGACCCGGCGGAGCAGGCGCTGCGGCGGGAGAGCATCCGGCTGGCGTTCGTGGCCGCCCTGCAACACCTGCCGCCCCGACAGCGGGCCGTGCTGATTCTGCGCGACGTGCTCTGCTGGCGGGCCGACGAGGTGGCGCACCTGCTGGAGGCCAGCGTCGCGTCGGTGAACAGCGCCCTCCAGCGGGCCCGGTCCACCCTGCGCACCGTCGCCCCCGGCCCCGGGGAGCCGGTCCGGCCCGTCGACGCGGCGCAACGCGAGCTGCTGACCCGGTACTGCACCGCGTTCGAACGCCACGACGTACCGGCCCTGGTGGCGCTGCTGCACGCCGACGCCACCATGTCGATGCCGCCGTTTCGCTGGTGGCTGCACGGCCGGGACAGCATTGCGCAGGCGCTGTCCGATCCGGCGGCCTCGTGCGCGGGCGCGCGGCTGGTGCCCACCGCGGCGAACGGCGCGCCGGCGTACTGGCAGACCCGGCCGGCGCCCGACGGCGTCCACCGGCCCTTCGGGCTGGTCATCCTGGATCTGGCCGGGGACCGGGTGCGGGGCATCACCACCTACCTCGACGCGGACCGGCTGCTGCCGCTGTTCGGCCCGCCGGCCCGCTCGACCGATCCGGCGCCGGCGCACTGA
- a CDS encoding DUF1330 domain-containing protein, with protein sequence MAKAYWINTFRSIKDEKKLVAYVELAGPAMRAAGGRFLARGLPARAFESGIMERTTLIEFDSVDAAVAAYNSPAYQQALRVLDDGAERDLRIIEAVS encoded by the coding sequence ATGGCGAAGGCATACTGGATCAACACCTTTCGGTCGATCAAAGACGAGAAGAAGCTAGTCGCCTACGTTGAGCTGGCCGGGCCGGCCATGCGCGCCGCGGGTGGCAGGTTCCTGGCGCGCGGACTTCCGGCTCGAGCGTTCGAGTCCGGAATCATGGAGCGCACCACGCTGATCGAGTTCGACAGTGTCGACGCCGCGGTCGCGGCCTACAACAGCCCCGCCTACCAGCAGGCGCTCCGGGTGCTCGACGACGGAGCCGAACGCGACCTGCGCATCATCGAGGCGGTTTCCTGA
- a CDS encoding SgcJ/EcaC family oxidoreductase, producing the protein MTSNPMDEVLGRWKAAFDDHDVEAMADLFHPDALFLGFGPEVLVGRQMVRAYYGAVPDDRSADVTVLHTYSIGQGAAGGFAHVVFRDPTGWEAPVYLSLALELSAGSWRIRQYHVCRIGPPR; encoded by the coding sequence ATGACCAGCAATCCGATGGACGAGGTGCTCGGCCGGTGGAAGGCAGCATTTGACGACCATGATGTCGAGGCCATGGCCGACCTGTTCCACCCGGATGCCCTCTTCCTCGGCTTCGGCCCCGAGGTGCTCGTCGGCCGGCAGATGGTACGTGCCTACTACGGCGCCGTACCCGACGATCGCAGCGCGGACGTGACCGTGTTGCACACCTACTCGATCGGCCAGGGGGCGGCTGGTGGTTTCGCCCACGTCGTTTTCCGCGATCCCACAGGCTGGGAAGCCCCGGTGTACCTGTCCCTGGCCCTCGAGCTCAGCGCGGGTTCCTGGCGGATCCGTCAATACCACGTGTGCAGGATCGGCCCACCACGCTGA
- the wrbA gene encoding NAD(P)H:quinone oxidoreductase type IV: protein MTSVKLSVIYYSATGTVHAMAERLAEAGQKAGAEVRLRQCPELAPAEAIASNAAWSQHFDRTKDEPKATADDVVWADAVLLGTPVRYGNVSSQLKQFLDTLGPQWVQGLLADKVYAGFTAAQTPHGGQEATLLALYNSIYHFGGIIVPPGYTDPLKFADGNPYGVSHGTGGNNTDPLTEVQFAALDHLAQRVVRQAGKR from the coding sequence ATGACCAGCGTCAAGCTGTCCGTCATCTACTACTCGGCTACCGGTACCGTCCATGCGATGGCCGAGCGCCTGGCCGAGGCCGGGCAGAAGGCCGGGGCTGAAGTCCGCCTTCGGCAGTGTCCCGAGCTCGCCCCCGCCGAGGCCATCGCCTCCAACGCGGCATGGAGCCAACACTTCGACCGGACCAAGGACGAGCCGAAGGCCACCGCGGATGACGTCGTCTGGGCTGATGCCGTTCTGTTGGGCACCCCGGTCCGCTACGGCAACGTCTCCAGCCAACTCAAACAGTTCCTGGACACCCTTGGTCCACAGTGGGTGCAGGGCCTGCTGGCCGACAAGGTGTACGCGGGCTTCACAGCCGCGCAGACGCCCCACGGCGGCCAGGAGGCGACGTTGCTGGCTCTCTACAACAGCATTTATCACTTCGGCGGCATCATCGTGCCGCCCGGGTACACCGACCCGTTGAAGTTCGCCGACGGAAACCCCTACGGGGTCTCCCACGGCACGGGCGGCAACAACACCGACCCGCTGACCGAGGTGCAGTTCGCCGCCCTGGATCACCTGGCGCAGCGAGTGGTCCGCCAGGCCGGCAAACGCTGA
- a CDS encoding fasciclin domain-containing protein, producing the protein MKIARLAARVAVGTMATVLATAAVAVPAQASGKQPGTRSLAEVFTRDTGGFDRDPRDFDVLTAAVLAVLEAKPNSPVKVLADGTVALTAFVPTDAAFRELVRDLTHAHRLPSEQAAFTAVAGLGIDTVENVLLYHVVPGATIDRRAALKADGAELTTALGTTVEVDVLRWRHFRQVRLVDADPSDRDAQVVAYDINRGNRQIAHAVDRVLRPIDLH; encoded by the coding sequence ATGAAGATCGCACGACTCGCCGCCCGCGTGGCCGTGGGCACCATGGCCACCGTGCTGGCCACCGCCGCCGTGGCGGTACCCGCCCAGGCCTCCGGCAAGCAGCCCGGCACCCGCAGCCTGGCCGAGGTGTTCACCCGGGACACCGGCGGCTTCGACCGCGACCCCCGGGACTTCGACGTGCTCACCGCGGCGGTGCTGGCCGTCCTCGAGGCCAAGCCGAACTCCCCGGTGAAGGTGCTCGCCGACGGCACCGTCGCGCTGACCGCGTTCGTCCCCACCGACGCCGCGTTCCGGGAGCTCGTCCGGGACCTCACCCACGCCCACCGGCTCCCCAGCGAGCAGGCCGCCTTCACCGCCGTCGCCGGGCTCGGCATCGACACCGTCGAGAACGTGCTGCTCTACCACGTGGTGCCGGGCGCGACCATCGACCGGCGTGCGGCCCTCAAGGCCGACGGCGCGGAGCTGACCACCGCGCTGGGCACCACCGTCGAGGTGGACGTGCTGCGCTGGCGGCACTTCCGCCAGGTGCGCCTGGTCGACGCCGACCCCAGCGACCGCGACGCGCAGGTGGTCGCGTACGACATCAACAGGGGCAACCGGCAGATCGCGCACGCCGTCGACCGGGTGCTGCGCCCGATCGACCTGCACTGA
- a CDS encoding ABC transporter substrate-binding protein, whose protein sequence is MRFLPALSKVAALGAAAVLAATALTACGDDSSEAADNPYGLLQPGVLRAGTLTDAPPNVYLKDGTFTGFDNDLLTAAAAKVGLKVEFVGTDFSALLSQVNNRKFDIGSSSITITEARKKTVDFGNGYDFGYFGLDVPAGSPITSFDQLAGKRVVVVQGTVQDDYATGRNLDPVRVPDYNGAINQLKAGTADAWIAPAEIGEKSAADSSGKITVAAKQLSPAPTAYAFAKGNDKLREALNKGLDEVIADGTWTRLQAQYYPGRPIPADFKPGSGAVAVPAASASTTS, encoded by the coding sequence GTGCGATTTCTTCCCGCTCTGTCCAAGGTGGCCGCGCTCGGCGCCGCCGCCGTCCTCGCCGCCACCGCGCTGACCGCCTGCGGCGACGACTCGTCCGAGGCCGCCGACAACCCGTACGGCCTGCTCCAGCCGGGCGTGCTGCGCGCCGGCACGCTGACCGACGCGCCGCCGAACGTGTACCTGAAGGACGGCACGTTCACCGGCTTCGACAACGACCTGCTCACCGCGGCCGCGGCGAAGGTCGGCCTGAAGGTGGAGTTCGTCGGGACCGACTTCTCCGCGCTGCTGTCCCAGGTCAACAACCGCAAGTTCGACATCGGCAGCTCCTCGATCACCATCACCGAGGCGCGCAAGAAGACCGTCGACTTCGGCAACGGCTACGACTTCGGCTACTTCGGCCTCGACGTGCCCGCCGGTTCCCCGATCACCAGCTTCGACCAGCTCGCCGGCAAGCGGGTCGTCGTCGTGCAGGGCACGGTGCAGGACGACTACGCCACCGGCCGGAACCTCGACCCGGTCCGGGTGCCCGACTACAACGGCGCGATCAACCAGCTCAAGGCCGGCACCGCCGACGCCTGGATCGCCCCCGCCGAGATCGGCGAGAAGTCGGCGGCGGACAGCAGCGGCAAGATCACCGTGGCGGCCAAGCAGCTCAGCCCCGCCCCCACCGCGTACGCGTTCGCCAAGGGCAACGACAAGCTGCGCGAGGCGCTGAACAAGGGACTCGACGAGGTCATCGCCGACGGCACCTGGACCCGGCTCCAGGCGCAGTACTACCCGGGCCGGCCGATCCCGGCCGACTTCAAGCCCGGCAGCGGGGCCGTCGCGGTGCCGGCGGCGTCGGCGTCGACCACCTCCTGA
- a CDS encoding amino acid ABC transporter permease, whose product MDTLSTLWETFFDRDSMREALPEMLTVGLPNTLILAISAALLGSILGMLLAIAGISRTRWLRWPARVYTDVFRGLPAAATILLIGVGLAPLGMEVWGPNPYPLGILALSLIAGAYIGEIFRSGIQSVEAAQLEGARALGFSWGEAMRLVIIPQGVRRVLPAWVNQLIALIKDSSLVYFLGLVASQRELFRIGQDYAATTGNESALLLAGLFYLALTVPLTHAVNWIDRRLRQGRSVTVDPDDDGGLALAGETALPPQTPTGKDHR is encoded by the coding sequence ATGGACACCTTGAGCACCCTCTGGGAGACCTTCTTCGACCGGGACTCGATGCGCGAGGCGCTGCCCGAGATGCTCACGGTCGGGCTGCCCAACACGCTGATCCTGGCGATCTCCGCCGCCCTGCTCGGCTCGATCCTCGGCATGCTGCTGGCGATCGCGGGCATCTCGCGTACCCGATGGTTGCGGTGGCCGGCGCGGGTCTACACGGACGTCTTCCGCGGCCTGCCGGCCGCGGCGACCATCCTGCTCATCGGTGTCGGCCTGGCGCCGCTCGGCATGGAGGTCTGGGGGCCCAACCCGTACCCGTTGGGCATCCTGGCGCTGTCGCTGATCGCCGGCGCGTACATCGGCGAGATCTTTCGCTCCGGCATCCAGAGCGTCGAGGCCGCCCAGCTGGAGGGGGCGCGGGCGCTCGGCTTCTCCTGGGGCGAGGCGATGCGGCTGGTGATCATCCCGCAGGGGGTACGCCGGGTCCTGCCGGCCTGGGTCAACCAGCTGATCGCGCTGATCAAGGACTCCAGCCTGGTCTACTTCCTCGGGCTGGTGGCCAGCCAGCGGGAACTGTTCCGGATCGGCCAGGACTACGCCGCCACCACCGGCAACGAGTCGGCGCTACTGCTGGCCGGCCTGTTCTACCTGGCGTTGACCGTGCCGCTGACCCACGCGGTCAACTGGATCGACCGGCGGCTGCGCCAGGGACGGTCGGTGACCGTCGACCCCGACGACGACGGCGGGCTGGCCCTGGCCGGCGAGACCGCCCTGCCCCCGCAGACCCCGACCGGGAAGGACCACCGATGA
- a CDS encoding amino acid ABC transporter ATP-binding protein gives MTATTTTSVSLAVRDVHLAFGANRVLRGAGLHVGRGGTACVIGPSGSGKSTLLRTINRLIEPDRGDVLLDGRSVLRDDPDALRQRVGMVFQQFNLFPHMSVLRNITLALRRIRKLSEDEATAVARAQLELVGLGGKADSRPAHLSGGQQQRVAIARALALQPQVMLFDEATSALDPELVKGVLAVMADLSADGMTMVVVTHEMGFAREVADTVAFMDHGVVLEAGEPAAIFEAPEHPRLRRFLSQVL, from the coding sequence ATGACCGCCACCACCACCACCTCGGTCAGCCTCGCCGTCCGGGACGTCCACCTCGCCTTCGGCGCCAACCGGGTGCTGCGCGGCGCCGGCCTGCACGTCGGGCGCGGCGGCACCGCCTGCGTGATCGGCCCCTCCGGCTCGGGCAAGTCCACCCTGCTGCGCACCATCAACCGGCTGATCGAACCGGACCGGGGCGACGTGCTGCTCGACGGGCGCAGCGTGCTGCGCGACGACCCGGACGCGCTGCGCCAGCGGGTCGGCATGGTCTTCCAGCAGTTCAACCTCTTCCCGCACATGAGCGTGCTGCGCAACATCACCCTGGCGCTGCGCCGGATCAGGAAGCTCTCCGAGGACGAGGCCACCGCGGTCGCCCGCGCCCAGCTGGAGCTGGTCGGGCTGGGCGGCAAGGCGGACTCCCGCCCGGCGCACCTGTCCGGCGGGCAGCAGCAGCGGGTGGCCATCGCCCGGGCGCTGGCGCTGCAACCGCAGGTGATGCTCTTCGACGAGGCCACCTCGGCGCTCGACCCGGAGCTGGTCAAGGGCGTCCTCGCCGTGATGGCCGATCTTTCCGCCGACGGCATGACCATGGTGGTGGTCACCCACGAGATGGGCTTCGCCCGCGAGGTCGCCGACACCGTCGCCTTCATGGACCACGGGGTGGTGCTGGAGGCCGGCGAGCCGGCCGCGATCTTCGAGGCGCCGGAGCACCCCCGGCTGCGCCGCTTCCTGTCCCAGGTGCTCTGA
- a CDS encoding NlpC/P60 family protein, translated as MSYRRYLRRPAVSSILGLVLLITASMLTYLVARPSAGDEPELTLGLAKATEGQAAGASGYHYQRSSEPDRTEIIDSSGEPVAIMTDGARTAHIYGPSRTFEEPRFTDAKIETDMWVRLAPQPWRAGAEQEQWFVDWFAAARRDRSPDVLSIAFEYVDGAPVKRDNQGQQYSGDASFGPPDPADPDGRQERSDFYDYLGLPWSFLDGKAAIPEPQRKLALDCSGYLRMVYGHRLGYPLRGTNTPGEGLPRRAYAMAEVGPGVQLMPNSGQRARGIDKLLPGDLVFFNAQPVPSRQIDHSGIYLGIDDGGHHRFISSRSQTDGPTMGDLSGAPLLDGVGYWPDRWLTARRL; from the coding sequence ATGAGCTATCGCAGGTATCTCCGCAGGCCGGCCGTGTCGAGCATCCTCGGGCTCGTCCTGCTGATCACCGCGAGCATGCTCACCTACCTGGTGGCCCGGCCGTCGGCTGGGGACGAACCCGAGCTGACCCTGGGCCTGGCGAAGGCGACCGAGGGCCAGGCGGCCGGCGCGTCGGGTTACCACTACCAGCGGTCGTCCGAACCGGATCGTACGGAGATCATCGACTCGTCGGGGGAGCCGGTCGCGATCATGACCGACGGCGCGCGGACCGCACACATCTACGGTCCGTCCCGGACGTTCGAGGAGCCGCGCTTCACGGACGCGAAGATCGAGACCGACATGTGGGTCCGGCTCGCGCCGCAGCCGTGGCGGGCCGGCGCCGAACAGGAGCAGTGGTTCGTCGACTGGTTCGCCGCCGCCCGCCGGGACCGCTCGCCGGACGTGCTGTCGATCGCCTTCGAGTACGTCGACGGGGCACCGGTGAAGCGGGACAACCAGGGGCAGCAGTATTCCGGCGACGCCTCGTTCGGACCGCCGGACCCGGCGGATCCCGACGGCCGTCAGGAGCGCTCCGACTTCTACGACTACCTGGGTCTGCCCTGGTCGTTCCTGGACGGCAAGGCGGCAATCCCCGAGCCGCAGCGCAAGCTGGCCCTGGACTGCTCCGGCTACCTGCGAATGGTCTACGGTCACCGGCTCGGCTATCCGCTGCGCGGTACCAACACCCCGGGCGAGGGCCTGCCGCGCCGGGCGTACGCCATGGCGGAGGTGGGCCCGGGTGTCCAGCTGATGCCCAATTCGGGCCAGCGGGCCCGCGGGATCGACAAGTTGCTCCCCGGTGACCTGGTCTTCTTCAACGCCCAGCCGGTGCCAAGCCGGCAGATCGACCACTCCGGCATCTACCTCGGCATCGACGACGGCGGGCACCACCGGTTCATCTCCAGCCGGTCCCAGACCGACGGTCCCACCATGGGTGACCTCTCCGGCGCGCCCCTGCTGGACGGGGTCGGCTACTGGCCGGACCGGTGGCTGACCGCCCGCCGGCTCTGA